In the genome of Hydra vulgaris chromosome 06, alternate assembly HydraT2T_AEP, the window ttaattaaaattaaaaaaatatatataatataagataaaaaattaagttaaaaaccTTTCATCATTTTAATTAGGTTATAATCAATAACTTATTACCCACTTAGAACACCACAAACCAAATTTAGCATAAAGTGGGAACCAATAACAAtgagtgaaaaaaaataaatccataTGAAATAGCCATTGTAATCAACCATTCgatatgtctaaaaaaattagtttttaaaatgctgtcttttttatcttgttaaattacatattttaaataacatacttaaaaaaataactttaaaacaaaagctaaatcaaattcaaaatccAAATTCCCCCTCACCCCTTACTTTTACTGTTAAAGTTATTTCTCATTTAAACCCCTCTACAATTTGATTCAAACAACATTGTAAATATTATAGACAACATTTGTGTCACAGTCTTACAAAATCCAGAACTCACTTTATTACtatctaaactatttaacaataactgaatctttttttcctgcctgctggaaaacaaaatttgtgCCAATTTTTAAGTCTAACAACTTACTGACAATCAATACTGATATCAATAGTTTCCTATAATATCAAAACCTTTATTCATCTAGTCCTTCCTTGAACGTCAAGCCTTTGAAAATCTCTCCCATCCTcatgtaattaaatatttacttcaGAGATAACTGCTACAATAAATCATCTACCTAAAATCATTACTTTATGCTAGTAATTATCTGACACTTATCTATCATCAATATATTTATCCTTTCAACATTacacttattatttaaaacattaaaattacactactcaaaacaataaatcaaatttgaatttagtttaCGTACTGAATACATGAGATCAGTCCAGCCTTCACAAGTGATACATGTGAAAATAGTGAGAGATGAAAAGAGAATATTATCAAAGTTTGGTAAATGAGAGGTTGGATCAATcaagtattttttacaaatagtttcTTTTGGACATTGATAACCCAAACTCACACTAAGTCCACAGGGTAAATCATCAATACAAGTATCTATAAATCATGTTTCATTCTTtacacagaaaaaaatttataccaacaaaatattttaaattttaaatcaattaaaaaaaaactcttttccattaaaacaaaattcagcaataaaactttttttaatatcacttactattgtttgtataaaaacaaacttgGTGAAAGCCATCCTGAAGAAATAATTGTCCAATAACTGCATAAATAACGATTACAAATCCAATGAATACTCCAATATGTAATAATGACGACAATGACTTTAAAATAGATCCCATCACAATGTTTAAACCTTcaagcaaaagttttttaaaggaataataaaatttatatttaaatttatttacactatAAACTTACTTGGGATTCCTGCTACAAACTTTAATGGTCTAAAAACTCTTGCggctttaataacttttatccAAGACAAATAATTTGATACTCGAAATAACACAACAATGCTGAaacataacaacaataaaaatatatatcaaatatgtttaaaaaaaaattataacaatatgaaaaaatatgtataaaaaataatgttaaaaaattaaattaaaaaaaagaaaaataatttttttttaaatacattaaccactattaaaaacttttcaataatccattaaatattcatttaaggTTATATAAGTACTATATAAGACTAAtattttctgtttgttttttttaaactaacctGGCTATTAAAACAGATAAGTCAAAAACATTCCATTGATTTCGCATATAAGAATTTGAATGTAATATAAATccttgacttaaaatttttaatatagctTCAAAAGAAAATACAGCAACAAAAACATAATCGAATATCATCtaagaaaatataacaatataaaataaaaatataacaatgatacatataaacaaaaaaatagtacaaacagtaatcataaatattaataaaataactattgtaaaacattaaataaaataaaaaaaggttatttaaaaattataacaattatgaACAgctgttaaataataaaaaaaaaagaataagcaATACTTATACACACCAGTTTGTAGTTTAGATTTGACTTATCATTATTTGGTAAAGAAGTATTCAATCCCATTACAACACAGTTAGTAGCAATAGAAAGTATTATAAACAACTCAAATAACTTGGATGTGCTTATAGCAACACACAATCTGCGCAATGGATTTGTtggtgataaaataaaaagactttttgtgAAATACATGTCCTGTTTATCTTCACTGAATGATAAACCatgttttttgaaatccaaTCGTTGATTATTAACATTTTGGTGAAGTTTATTGTTATCAAATTTGTCAATAATATCAGCCatgaaaaaaaaccttaaaactagttcaaaacaatacttaaaaaaaaattgttaaataatttacttataataatttacttataatttacaataatttactaataagcaatttacttgtaatttataataatttactaataaacaattttataacttcaagttatataaatttacaaaattacaatTTCTTAACTATAAgctataatatctttttaaaaaaaagcaacagaaATTTGTTTCATATGCCAacaaaatgtcatttaaaaagacacatttaattcatttttgaaacatatatgtatactgTTTCAAAAATACATAGATAATAAGGAAATTAgtctttaaatttctttaaaatttatcaagtaattaccattattacattattaagtaaatgaatatacttataaatatttaataaaatgagttAACATAATAACAAAGCTATTTTCATATGAGTTCACTTCACTAAAATTTTCATGAGTTCACTTCACTAAAATTTTCATATGAGTtcacttcattaaaattttcatatgaGTTCACTTCACTAAAATTTTCATATGAGTTCACTTCACTAAAATTTTCATATGAGTTGACTTCACTAAAATTTTCATATGAGTTCACTTCACTAAAATTTTCATATGAGTTCACTTCACTAAAATTTTCATATGAGTTCACTTCACTAAAACACAGTGCTTTATTCAACTATTCATATGCTAACTATTAAGCAatgatatttatgatgattttaagtttaatgttgattacttataataataaattaatctttttatatttcatttatttttaaaactaatttatttaaataagttaaataaacttttatgactttttgtctttctgcttttttttttttaatttatcactCATGGTTTCGCACTTGTGAAGTTTAAATTGGTTTCCATAAtgtcattttcttatttataaatgacaTAACAAAGTGGAAACAACTTTGTACAACCGGGTACCCTTCCCAGCATTGACCAATTTTAAAGATCAGGATTTTTTATTGCGATAATGCCACTAAAAAGATACCATCAGTTTGCTTTTTCCTCCTACCTTTACCCACAATTAAATTGGGGTTTTCAGACTTTTCCTTTTTCTAGGTTAATTATCTTTACCAGGGCTAAGAAAGCTTATCTGCCCCAAAGCTTTTATAAAcgattttaataactttaaaaccatttaaatttagGGCAACATATTAGAACCATGCTTTAAAGATGtttggagtttaaaaaaataaaaacaatttatttgaatttttaaatgtatttcataaaataatgacagaaataataaatataaaaaatattattttttcactttcttGTTGTCGTTTTTCTTTTGAgtctttgtttgttttgaacCATTAACTACAGATTGCCATTGCAGAGGATTTTTTCGAAAAAACGGCCATGGTGGTAAAACaatctaaattaattaaacatcaagtttttaaactaaaaaacttttaaatatacttaatcataaatatataatttataaaattacactaaatatttataataataaacatatatttataaaattatatgttaATTTTCAATACTGATATTGATCTTTAGAGTTAAAACATGTTAACACTGAAATCAATCaactttaaatttgaaaatttagttttaattttttatagttgatttgaaaacaaaacttaattttatatgacaaaatgaacaaaaacaattttacaatttgtttttattatttaacaaattaaacaataaataaaataattaaataatatatagatataaaataattatatatatgtatatatatatatatatatatatatatatatatatatatatatatatatatatatatatatatatatatatatatatatatatatatatatatatatatatatatatatatatatatatatatatataaatagatagatagatagatataagagtaagtttacataaataaaGAGTTTATGTAAATtgctatgtttttttatatcatcttttatataataactattttttttttacttttattatcaaaattatctgtttcaattttatattgttttatcattgtcactattagataaaaaaagatatatataaaatttttaagactcatacaaattcattttaatttatgataaagATATTCTaggaatatttatattttattcaaataatttgacctggattaatttttttgtgataacttggcataaattattatttaaattatgatttaaataataattcatgtcaaattaatattttaatcatgatttaaataacaatttggcataatttaaatcatgatttttattatcaatgCAATTATGGTGCATGCATAAAACATGATATGTGCATGCATTATAATTGCATgcacaaaacaaataaatatcaattgctcaaaaagtaaaaacaaacatagttatgttaacaaaaaaaaaaaactatcaatttaCCAAGCAGGAGAGAGCAAACCCAgtcaaaactatataaacagTGGCAGATAGCTGTTGAATATAAAAACCCCATAAGAATCCAACCAcctgcaaaaaacaaaaaacaaagttgaaatttttttttaacatgtctTTCTATCTATCTACAAAAGAGtgaattattttaacttatggTTGTGTgcagtttattattttcaagcTTAAAATTTAGCAACTGcttttttttgtgttgttaaagtcaatttgtttgatttaccaataaaaatatttttttaaatggttcaaAGTATCGTGTAccttaatatataaaaagaaccatttaaatttaaacttgcaTTTAGTAAAGTTTACTTAACGGTGTACTAGaccttaaatttcaaaaatgcattaaagAATTACATTCAACAGTGTACAAAGAGAGGTAATGTAGAGGTACCCAGTGGACACGCGTCATCCGGAGAACATCTAGATGTCCATAAGACCCTGGTCCTCAGGAAGACGCATGCCCACAGGGTAGTAATATAAAGGGCTTCAGGTATAGGTATTAGGCTTAAGTATTTACATGTGAAAAAATAACTGGTAAGAGTTATGTATGAAAATGTGTTGGTTTACCATAGGGGCTTTCCAATGCAGATGACTTAATTGTAGAGACAAAAGAAGAATTAACACTAagatttcagttttaaaaagataaacatgaATGAGCCAAAAGTATAGCACTGCGAAGTCAGTAATGAGCAagtaaaaattactgaaaagtGGCTATCTAGAGAGTGTAAGGAAATATGTGTTGAGTGTGTAGGAAAAATGTTAGAACAAGATCTATGGTTAGTACAGTTTGTAAGTAATGAATCCATAATAGATGAAATGGTATAtaaggtgtttttaaaatagtttgtcTTGAGGGtagaaaactttcttttaataaatacagttaaaaaacttacaataCATGATAGAAAGGTAGAGTTAGGTTTTgcctaagaaaaataaaaataagaaaataaaagaagatttttaaGATTGTGATTGGAAAATCAGTTTTATCAGAAATGTCCAACTTGTGCAAGTACAGAAACAAGGAGTCTAAAACAAGGATAATATCTATGAATATCCAAGTCAGGCATCTGTGCAATTTGTATATTCTCATATGTATAGTGCAacatcaaattattatattttataagttaaataaaaagttactaaatatataaattaaaacataggGTCATTCCATGCCAAGTGGACCTAGGTTCAACATGGACCACCTCAGATTTTAATGAAACTTGGTGAGtttcttttaatgaaaaaagaaatttcagaaaactttttagttattatatacAATGTTAGACATTAGAAAaatgttgacattttttatgTCATATTTTATCTATAATGGCTACCTAAAAACACTAAATAATTGCttagaaatataaaagattgacttttgataggtcaatataCAAACTTAACCTTACTTGGGAATTTCTCAGGATTTAATAACTGAATCACAAACAAAAGAGTTGTGTTCTGAAAGTTAAAGACTTGGACTCATTCATGGAAATTAATTGAAGCAAAGTTTGATATTTcttcaaaatcagaaaaattaaattactgacTTTGGTTCCTGTTGGAAcatttattttacacaaaaccATTTTTCTGTTTCCCTAAGAGTAATAAAAACTGCAAGAAACAAATGCATGACATAATAGCAGAACTGTCTAGAAAAAGTAGAAATATCTAttaatgaaaatgtaaaaaatcaattCATGAATTTAAGAATTTTATCAATCAGATGAATACTTTTGAATGTGTCTCAGGAAGAAACAGTAAATCTCAATTTATGCTGAtggtaaaagataaaattttcaaaaaaagactcCTGTTATCtaatataaacagtttatttaGACCAAAATTCTAAGATTTTAACATGGACCACCTCAAACTTTGATCATATTTTGGTGTATATCAATGAGAAAagtaatgattaaaaattttagcataaaacattttgtggttcatgagatatggtcatttaaaataaaaatttcagtagcgaaaacatgttttgttctttaaagctctatattttaaaacagaatttcAGAAAATCTTCTTTGTTATGCATAACTCTAGATTTAATTTAGCACAATGTTgacattgaattttttaatattatgttttaccCGTAATGGCTacctaaaaaattgtttgcatatataaaaagttgattttgatgggtcattttacaaaattagtaTTATAAGGAGTAAGACATTTAAAGACAATTTAAGAAGtgaaaagacatttttttagtttctgtaTATAGTATGCTTCCTAATATTCAGAAATTTCAGTACAAACAACCGCTttctttatattctaaataataatcaaaataaaaatgtacattttattttctgaacaagttaatttaattaacacaaaattaaaaagaaaaaactttatgtaattaaattgtttgttttaatgttgtgttttttatatgaatttgtttttaattttttttttttttttttttaactatctttgcttccaacaaggctgcaagcagccactaattaaagttgaaagttactgaaagagaaaagatgaagattgtagagcaagataacgattgacggacgacttaaaagattgcaaattatatgaatcaggaaagcaagatgaaggaagcaaattccaaagaactgatgttcgaggaaaaaaactagacgaataagcgttattactttattaaaataaaaacaaattcatat includes:
- the LOC136081752 gene encoding signal peptidase complex subunit 1-like; amino-acid sequence: MDIVKDLLFSLPFIQRVYDYGASFETHMDYEGQKKAERVYQVILTIFGVVGFLWGFYIQQLSATVYIVLTGFALSCLIVLPPWPFFRKNPLQWQSVVNGSKQTKTQKKNDNKKVKK